A single region of the Pyricularia oryzae 70-15 chromosome 4, whole genome shotgun sequence genome encodes:
- a CDS encoding cu/Zn superoxide dismutase: protein MVLHSHLARSAALLLVACGLGAAETADSAAGSAPGASTGAADIPNVTGKLGDAASITNNPPGRYRAGWMATPSNPFSGSIEAISSPNGKGVIFLVNLENLPAQGGPFSYHIHDQPVPDDGNCNKTLAHLDPYQRGQKPDCDAGEPQTCEVGDLSGKHGKIEGTNVQDRMFHDMYTSLAEGIGAFVGNRSVVIHFANTTRFACSNFVAVYPDRHKADEKHRPMNKDNMAPHARRMLSFMKALRGV, encoded by the exons ATGGTGCTCCACAGTCATCTGGCCCGCTCAGCGGCGCTACTCCTTGTCGCTTGCGGCCTCGGCGCCGCAGAAACAGCCGACAGCGCGGCGGGCAGCGCACCCGGCGCATCCACCGGCGCAGCCGACATTCCAAACGTGACGGGCAAGCTCGGCGACGCTGCCTCCATCACCAACAACCCGCCGGGGAGGTACCGGGCAGGATGGATGGCGACGCCGTCGAACCCCTTCTCGGGCTCCATCGAGGCCATCAGCAGCCCGAACGGCAAGGGCGTCATCTTCCTTGTCAACCTTGAGAACTTGCCTGCCCAGGGAGGCCCTTTTA GCTATCACATACACGACCAGCCAGTGCCCGATGATGGCAACTGCAACAAGACGCTGGCGCACCTCGACCCGTACCAAAGAGGGCAAAAGCCCGATTGTGACGCGGGCGAGCCCCAGACCTGCGAGGTTGGGGACTTGTCCGGCAAGCATGGAAAGATTGAAGGGACCAACGTCCAGGACCGCAT GTTCCACGACATGTACACATCCCTGGCGGAGGGAATTGGCGCCTTTGTGGGAAACCGCAGCGTGGTGATTCACTTTGCCAACACGACGCGGTTCGCGTGTTCGAATTTCGTGGCCGTGTATCCGGATCGACATAAAGCAGACGAGAAGCATCGGCCAATGAACAAAGATAACATGGCACCTCATGCCAGGCGCATGTTGAGCTTCATGAAGGCGTTGCGTGGTGTTTGA
- a CDS encoding phosphate-repressible phosphate permease encodes MPLHQFDYIFAIGTIFAFLDAWNIGANDVANSWATSVSSRSVTYIQAMSLASVLEFAGSIGVGQRVADTIRTKVVPLDLYKNNPTVLMLGMACAIVASSLYLTLCTRVGLPVSTTHSIMGGVIGMGVATVGANNVIWYDAKGGINNGVVSVFLAWIIAPGLSGAFAAIIFTITKYLVMLRQNPVLWGLMTVPVYFGITAGLLTMLVCWKGGSIDLDDWSDPQLSGLIVGVGAAWGLLMGIFLVPWLYRIVAKNDWELRWYHIFQGPLLFRRPEPPVQPEGASGGIRNFYEGHLTQEELEAQRAAQQQDVETGVVSATNNDEIANEKTTEDTSRKIAHTDSDSGSHNNNNNTSAAETATQPGAQPGYQHKALVGPRPEGSWHSGPVMFWFLKKIFLSGVDQDIINMQKKKSMLTGDLEKVHAGVTHYDNKAEYLYSFMQVMTACTASFTHGANDVSNAIGPYATIYNIWQSGAIEGSKSAVPFWILVFGGVAIMIGIWTYGYNIMRNLGNRITLHSPSRGFSMELGAVCTIILATRLKLPVSTTQCITGATVGVGLCSGTWRTINWRMVAWIYMGWFITLPVSGIVSGCLTGLIINAPRWGYSG; translated from the exons ATGCCTCTTCACCAGTTTGATTACATCTTTGCCATTGGCACCATCTTTGCGTTCCTCGATGCGTGGAACATTG GTGCCAACGATGTCGCCAACTCCTGGGCTACATCGGTCTCATCCCGATCCGTTACATACATCCAGGCTATGAGCTTGGCTTCCGTTCTCGAATTTGCGGGGTCAATTGGTGTTGGTCAGCGTGTCGCAGACACTATTCGTACCAAGGTTGTCCCGCTTGATCTTTACAAAAATAACCCCACGGTCCTTATGCTGGGTATGGCTTGCGCCATCGTTGCTTCGTCCCTCTACCTCACACTCTGCACGAGGGTCGGTCTGCCCGTTTCCACTACTCACTCTATCATGGGTGGTGTTATTGGTATGGGTGTAGCGACTGTTGGAGCCAACAACGTCATCTGGTACGACGCCAAGGGCGGAATCAACAATGGCGTCGTCTCCGTTTTCCTCGCTTGGATCATCGCACCTGGTCTCTCGGGCGCGTTTGCTGCCATCATCTTTACCATTACTAAATACCTGGTCATGCTCCGCCAAAACCCGGTTCTCTGGGGCCTGATGACTGTTCCTGTCTACTTTGGCATCACTGCAGGGCTGCTCACCATGCTTGTTTGCTGGAAGGGAGGCTCTATCGACCTGGATGACTGGAGTGATCCTCAGCTCAGTGGCCTGATTGTTGGTGTCGGTGCTGCCTGGGGTCTTCTGATGGGTATCTTCCTCGTTCCCTGGCTGTACCGCATCGTTGCCAAGAACGACTGGGAGCTCCGTTGGTACCACATTTTCCAGGGTCCCCTTCTTTTCAGGCGCCCCGAGCCCCCTGTTCAGCCCGAGGGTGCTTCGGGCGGCATCCGTAACTTTTACGAGGGACACCTGACCCAAGAGGAGCTTGAGGCCCAGCGCGCTGCACAGCAGCAGGATGTCGAGACTGGTGTGGTCAGCGCCACCAACAACGACGAGATCGCCAACGAAAAGACCACGGAGGATACCTCTAGGAAGATTGCACATACCGACTCCGACTCTGGCTcgcacaacaacaacaacaacacctcTGCCGCAGAAACGGCTACCCAGCCCGGTGCGCAACCCGGATATCAGCACAAGGCGCTTGTCGGTCCCAGGCCCGAGGGCAGCTGGCACTCTGGTCCGGTCATGTTCTGGTTCCTTAAGAAAATCTTCCTCAGCGGTGTTGACCAAGACATTATCAACatgcaaaagaagaagagcatGCTTACTGGTGACCTAGAGAAGGTTCACGCCGGTGTCACCCACTACGACAACAAGGCCGAGTACCTCTACTCCTTCATGCAAGTCATGACTGCCTGTACCGCCTCGTTCACTCACGGTGCCAACGATGTCTCCAACGCTATCGGCCCCTACGCTACCATCTACAACATCTGGCAATCCGGTGCCATTGAGGGTAGCAAGTCAGCTGTTCCGTTCTGGATTCT CGTTTTCGGTGGTGTCGCTATCATGATAGGTATCTGGACATACGGATACAACATCATGAGGAACTTGGGTAACCGCATCACCCTGCACTCGCCTTCTCGTGGTTTCTCTATGGAGTTGGGAGCTGTTTGCACCATCATCCTGGCCACCCGTCTCA AGCTCCCTGTATCCACCACTCAGTGCATCACTGGCGCCACCGTCGGCGTCGGTCTCTGCTCTGGTACCTGGAGGACCATCAACTGGCGCATGGTGGCCTGGATCTACATGGGTTGGTTCATTACCCTCCCCGTCTCTGGTATCGTTTCCGGCTGCCTTACGGGCCTGATCATCAACGCTCCTCGCTGGGGTTACTCTGGTTAA
- a CDS encoding aspartylglucosaminidase, with protein sequence MSSRLHQQLLLVAATALGLSQAAPSPGLPMVINTWGGPFTAATDAAYDFIRRSDSATAALDAVEVGCSTCEARQCDGSVGFGGSPDENCETTLDAMIMDGATMKSGAVAGLRRIKNAVSAARAVRDRTTHSLLAGDLATAFAVSNGMREEDLTTDATRERCKAWRENNCQPNYRVNVTPDPKTSCGPYVTPAGPPPLLTRADSQVSHDTISMIAIAADGTMAAATSTNGAGFKVPGRVGDGPIVGSGSYADDEVGGCGATGDGDIMLRFLPCYQALENMRNGMTPKQAAADAVRRMVRKYPAVSSGIVVVNNKGEHGGAGSGWTFTYSFRGGNMNETQVVTVPPISTCERFQTQP encoded by the exons ATGTCCTCTCGCCTGCACCAGCAGCTGCTGCTCGTGGCCGCGACGGCCCTGGGCCTGTCCCAAGCGGCGCCGTCGCCCGGTCTGCCCATGGTCATCAACACATGGGGCGGACCCTTTACGGCCGCCACGGACGCAGCCTATGACTTCATCCGCAGGTCCGACTCCGCCACGGCGGCCCTGGACGCGGTCGAAGTGGGTTGCTCGACCTGCGAGGCGCGCCAGTGCGACGGCTCGGTCGGCTTCGGCGGCTCGCCCGACGAAAATTGCGAGACGACGCTCGACGCCATGATCATGGACGGCGCGACCATGAAATccggcgccgtcgccggtcTGCGCCGCATCAAGAACGCCGTGTCGGCCGCCCGCGCCGTCCGCGACCGCACCACCCACAGCCTGCTGGCCGGCGACCTGGCCACCGCCTTTGCCGTGTCCAACGGCATGCGCGAGGAGGATCTGACCACCGACGCCACCCGCGAGCGGTGCAAAGCCTGGCGGGAGAACAACTGCCAGCCAAACTACCGCGTCAACGTCACGCCGGATCCAAAGACGTCGTGCGGGCCGTATGTGACGCCTGCGGGTCCGCCGCCGCTCCTCACCCgtgctgactcgcaggtgtcGCACGATACTATTTCCATGATCGCCATCGCGGCGGATGGGACCATGGCCGCGGCGACCTCGACCAACGGTGCTGGCTTCAAGGTCCCTGGCCGGGTTGGCGATGGACCTATTGTTGGCTCGGGGAGTTATGCCG ACGACGAGGTAGGTGGTTGCGGCGCAACAGGAGACGGCGACATCATGCTGCGCTTCCTGCCATGTTACCAGGCGCTTGAGAATATGCGCAATGGCATGACGCCCAagcaggccgccgccgatgccgtGAGGCGGATGGTGAGAAAGTACCCTGCCGTCTCATCCGGCATCGTGGTGGTCAACAACAAGGGCGAACACGGCGGTGCCGGGTCCGGTTGGACATTTACCTACAGTTTCAGG GGCGGGAACATGAACGAAACACAGGTCGTCACAGTACCTCCAATCTCGACATGTGAGCGATTCCAAACCCAGCCTTGA